A window of Centroberyx gerrardi isolate f3 chromosome 6, fCenGer3.hap1.cur.20231027, whole genome shotgun sequence genomic DNA:
aaaacactcaaagAAGAAGTTCCTGAAGCCCTCTGGGGAGAAAGTTGTTGATGATCAGTCTGGAAAGGCTTACAAAGTCATTTCTAAGGCTTTGGTGCTCTACTGAGTCAGAAACAAAGAGTCTAATGGACCAAGTTTGGGACAGTGGTAAAATTTCCCAGCTAATACCATTGCAATGACATTGCTTAAAATCACCAAATAATTCACAGATTCCTATAACATCATCCAGGATATACGTGTCAGTGTTCATATTTTTTGTAActcatgttttgtttatttatttccttttctttccactgtgaagcactttgtaactgtgttttgaaaagtactatataaataaagtttattaatataAGAGCTACAGCAATCCTAATGCTGGTAGTTCTTCATATTGGCTGAAGAAcaagaaatagaaaaatgtggaaTGGCCTAGTCAAAGTTCAGaccttaaaaaaacaacagttctGCATGGAAGAGCGAGGCAAGCTTCCTCCACTGCGCTGAGAGAGTGATCAATTACTCCAGGAAGCATCTGGTTCTAGTTATTGGCTCTTAAGGGGGTGATTACTTTTTCCACATGGGGGGAGTGGATGTTGCATAATTTCAGTAATAAAGTatcaaaatgtgtttgttcaCCCAGGGTCTCTTAGTATCTAATGGGTTTTGGTTGAAGATCTGATGACATTCAGTGTAAAAAAAGGGttagaaaatgcagaaaatcacAGAGGGGAGAATACTTTTTCACAGCACTCTACCTTCTGCATGACATTTTGACCTGGCTAGTGTATTCACTCAGCCCTTTGGACCAATTAAAGTTTAGTAATATGCAGCTTTATTCTGATATTACAAGGCCTTATGTTTCTGTACGTTTAGTATTGTGTGTTGCTGCAGCACAATTTGTCTATTTCTGGGCCAATAAAATTGACTTCAAGTTGAACTCTGCGTCATCATAAAAGATGACAACCAActaaaatactgaaataaatcaaagtgaaatcaaataaaagtgctttacagttaTGCAAATTCTGCTCAACTGCTGTACTTTAGGCCCTACATTTTATctgagagaacagagagggaatCCTGTGCATTTTGATGGAAGGGTGACACTGCGGTGGCTGTAGCccaaaggttagagaagcgggcCTATGACTGGAAagtcgctggtttgaatccctggaccagtTAGGAGACTGTGGgtagggaaagtgaatgagtaatggaTCATCTCCCTCAGTGACCACGGCTGAAGTGGTCACTTCATAGGAGCAATTACCAAAATTTCCAGTTTCATGAAGCAGCTGGGGGCAGAACCTTCATCACAGAGCTCATTAACTgagattttcagattttcagaaagacaagaaaaaagacGCTCTATACAACCACTAATTAGGTCTATTATTAgtactattatttttattctcatCATTAATTGTCAGTACTAATAAACTTTTCATAATAAGATGTGTAAGATCAAAACAAATTGACACAAATACCTTGAACATTATGTTCTACATAAGCGTGTGTCTGGTctcatgtttatttcatgtGACAGCGAGGCTTAACATGTTTTTGCATGGCTTTGGAAATCAGACAACAGACACCCAGGTCAAGTTAGATTTGACCAACACCGAGAGGAGGAGGCTACCATTTCCTTCAGCCCATCAGCAATCTATCACAAGCTGCCTTCACGTGTTGTCGGAAACATAGGTACTTGCATGTCAGTAGAGGTGTCAACaattgatggtaaaagtgatatATTTTATTAGTGTAAGTTATTGTTTGACATTATATTTAAATGAGTAGTATTTTGCATGTTCGTATTTTCACTCTGGTTAACCTTTAGCTGTCAGAGATATACAACTTTTGGCTAATAACATAAATTAGCTTGCATGACATTTTTCTACTGCGGCATGAAATTGCTCTGAGTCGcctgatttctaaaataaaacaacagcaccAAAACATTACTTATGTTAcagggttcattttgttatttccgACTAAAAGCACAAGTTATATTCACGGTTTGTAAAGGCAGCAGTAGGAGCTTATGAgcagcacatgaaggcagcatcaaCACAGCTACTGCTCCCATGTCACATGACAGAGGTGACGGTTACACTGCGGCTGGTGATGTGACAAGGCAAACTAGCTGCTAGCTACTTGGCAATACATAACAAACAGTACTTTGTTGACTCTCATTGTAACGTATTCATCTTAAAAATAAGAGCAGTGACACGAAAATGGACAATtctggaaaagaaaaggaagcaGCGGCCTTGATAGCTGAGGccgaaaagaaaatgaaatcatcACAGTCGTTTTTCGGAGCGCTGTTTGGGTGAGCATTCAGCTAGCTAGTGTTGTGAAGCTGTGGGCCAACTAAGCGGAAGAGATTGCCAGCTAACCAGTTAGCATTAGATCTGCAAAAACAAACACGTAAAACCACTACGGCGGGACGTGAACTGTCCATAGGCTGATTTGTACCCGAGCGCCTCTCTTATGTGTAATCCCTGCTGAAACTGTGGTACCACTGGCTAGTGGGACAGTTGCTGTCATCGCTGTAACGTTAGGTCACCTAGTTAACTTAGCGTTAGCTAGCCTCGGATCACTGCTGAACATACACCTGggattaaaacaaattaaagccAACTTAAACGATTCAAATGGGTTTAATGTGTTTATATTTCTGTATAAAGCTACAACTTAACCTAAAATCTAGCTAAGCAACTTATATGTGCTGTTAAAGGCGACAATTTGCGCATGTAAACAACATCCATACGAGCGATGAGAGTCCGTAGGAGCCAGGCCAAAGACAGCAATCCTGAAAATCAGAATTTGAAATATTAACTGAAACTTTAATTTCACATACCTGCCTAAGAGTGAAAATTTGAATCAAAATTGATTACAATCAAAGACTCCTGGTTTAACTAAATGTATCTTCTGTCACACAGTGGTTCCTCCAAGATGGAAGAGGCCTGTGACATGTATGTAAGAGCTGCCAATATGTACAAGATGGCCAAAAATTGGTGTGGTAAGATATCATTGTTTGCTTACACAAGTGTAATGGCTCCCATTGcccttttattgtttattgttttatgtcCCTTAATTCCTCTGACATTAGAAATCTGCTTTTCAGCTGCAGGAAATGCCTTCTCCCAAGCTGCTCGCTTTCACCTACAAATGCAGAGCAAACATGATGCGGCAACCAACTTCATAGATGCTGGAAACGCCTTCAAAAAAGCTGATCCACAAGGTAAATCATTACGTGTCACCGTCAGGATATATGACACCCAAAGCTCACTTGTAATATCCATTTTACAAGCTGTTGTACTAGTTACAATGGACCATGTTCACATCATTAAATCCTCCCCGCCAAAAAGCTTTAACACTATTCTTGGCCCGTCCCACAGTGCAGTTTGCCTCTTCTTAGTTTGTCTGAAATTGCAAATGTGGATGTCAACACATGGAATGCTTTAAAAAATGGAAGTAAGTAAAATGCCTAAAAAGTAAAATGCCCTCATCAGGGTTACATGAAAAAAGAACAGTTGAGCTTAAATCTTTCCAtgtaaccctgatgaaggcatgtTGGTCTTAACTGCATCAATAAAACTTTTTTTGAAGAGCATCCATCGGCTTCCAAGAGTGAGCAGTTCATGCACTTTGGTTTAAAGACAAAGTTGCGACAGTTCTTCTTGTTTTCCTCTTGCTTTGCACTGTGggaaatgtataaaaaaaggAATGACATAAAGCCAAACGTTCACCATCTTTTATGCACTTTGACCAAGAATCACCTCACATCCCCTTCGCATCCCCTCTACTCAGTCGAATTGCTCTCAGAAGAAAAGCTGTTCCCAGCTCTTATctttacatgatcattctgtaGTGACAGGAATACTGTCAGGGTgttgtggctctgacccttgcacttcACAcgactggttgcttgtaattttggtgaccTAGGAGAGCGTCAGCTACTGTAGAAGCCTAACatgatgtaaatgtaaaatgtacatgTACTGCATTCCTTGGGTTGCTCTGTGAAGTGAATATTTCTTACAACATGTCATTTGTCTAattattcttcttctctcccgACAGAGGCCATAAACTGTCTAAACCGAGCTATTGAGATATACACCGACATGGTGAGATCCTATGTACAGTGATTGATGCTCAGTTTAAATTGTCATAAACTCTTGTTATGTTTAGCATCAGTTTAGTATGTTCCTCCTCCTATTGAtcccttctctcctgtgtgttttgGATTAGGGGCGGTTCACCATCGCCGCCAAACATCACATCACCATTGCTGAAATATTTGAGACTGAGCTGGTGGACATCGACAAGGTCAGATGAAATATTCATCTTCgtttttcatcttattttattttatttgttcatcCAGGAGGGATAATGGTGTCAACAAGTAGATTCTTGTTTCAAATCTATCTTTACTACAGTTATTTAAAGGtagtttctgtttgtttcaaaATTCTTCATTCTTTACAATGCCATGTGAAAggtctttttttaaaataataataagccCAAGTCCAATCAGTGCACATTACAAGGGTATTTTCGGTGTTAAATTAGTATGTTTAACTGTTTGCTGTCTTTCTGCAGGCCATTGCTCATTATGAACAGGCAGCAGATTATTACAAAGGTGAAGAATCCACCAGGTGACTATTTTAAATTAATAACTTTTAACATCTATTgctgttgtttgtcttttttctttctttcttttatttttaaaagctCATTTGtctgggctttttttttttttttttacctttctgtgtttttaatcattgtaTTTTATGACCATTTTTATTTCTTCACTTATTTGTTTTATCATTCTGAAAATAAATTGCAAATAATCATGACCTAGTGctctttgacctttgacctctgtgaatctgtgtgtgtactgaaaAGCTTCTTGATTTCTTCTTTTCAGTTCAGCGAACAAGTGCCTTCTGAAAGTTGCAACCTACGCAGCTCAGCTGGAGCAGTACCCGAAAGCTATTGAGATCTACGAACAGGTGagataacacaacacacaccgtcACCTTTACTACACTCATCTTAAAATGACAGATGTTGCTCAGAGCCTCTGGTAACGGAATAACCATGGAACTGTACCGTCTGACTTCAGGTTGGGACCCATGCAATGGACAGTACGCTGCTGAAATACAGTGCCAAGGACCACTTCTTCAAGGCCGCGCTCTGTCACTTCTGTGTAGACATGCTGAACGCAAAAGTAAGTCCTGACCAAGACGTTTTAATAAGATACACTTTCATtgtccctgtggggaaattagtttggactctgtgttgctgtgtcacttaATAAAAACACCACTTACATAGACAGCATACTTCACATCATACATAcaatcatacatacatacatcttcataccaaaaaaaaaatgtccatgtaATTGGAAGGATAGCATCTATTCTAATATTCATCTTCTTACTGTCACCTAGCTTGCTGTGCAGAAGTATGAAGAAATGTTCCCAGCCTTTTCGGATTCTCGAGAATGCAAGCTGCTGAAGGTaaggtttctttctttgtttgttttttttgtcaaaaatccTTTAGTAGTCAGATAGGATAATCCTACAGATACAACCAGAGGTGAGGCTAATAGGGAGAAACATTCTGATGGGGTACGTACTCGTCCACTGCTCACAGATTCACATCCAAATCACAGATTTTTAGATCCTTTTGTATTTTGGTGAGGCTGTTGTGTTAgccatgttgacatttacaTATTTGGTTCTGTCagttaaaaactgtaaaatggtaaggGCTGATCATTTTGTAATGCTTAcaggcatacagacagacaggtttagACAACATTAGTGAGATAGCCATACCCAGTATGACTGTAACCTATTGGTTTGGTATCTCAGTCTGGTTACAACATACAATTATTCCAACTGGATTCTATTGGGTACATGCAGCTATTATTCTAACTGCATGTACTGAGCTTAGGAACCCTTCCTgtaaagttttttatttttattttttttattttgttttttatcattcaATGTTAACAATTCAAGTGCATTTTAGATGCGAAGCAACTCATGGGTCACCTGGaaagtaactcactcactcactcactcacatcctcactgtcagcctgtctgacctctagtggccgttaggaggcatGGCACCGTCTACAGACTGAAGCAGGAtcattcactctcctctctgcaaCACCGCTGAACTGTCTTGGCTGCTGCAAATCTGTgacactgtgtgtccttgtttgtCTATGGATTGCTTTACTGATGTATAGCATTGCTTTTTAATCTGTATTTATATTGTAATGGctgtttttaaattgtttttattctaaACAGAAACTTCTAGATGCCTACGAAGAACAGAACGTGGAAGCTTATACTGATTCGGTGAGTGGATGTTT
This region includes:
- the napab gene encoding N-ethylmaleimide-sensitive factor attachment protein, alpha b isoform X1, translating into MDNSGKEKEAAALIAEAEKKMKSSQSFFGALFGGSSKMEEACDMYVRAANMYKMAKNWCGKISLFAYTSVMAPIALLLFIVLCPLIPLTLEICFSAAGNAFSQAARFHLQMQSKHDAATNFIDAGNAFKKADPQEAINCLNRAIEIYTDMGRFTIAAKHHITIAEIFETELVDIDKAIAHYEQAADYYKGEESTSSANKCLLKVATYAAQLEQYPKAIEIYEQVGTHAMDSTLLKYSAKDHFFKAALCHFCVDMLNAKLAVQKYEEMFPAFSDSRECKLLKKLLDAYEEQNVEAYTDSVKEYDTISRLDQWLTTMLLRIKKTIQEDESDLR
- the napab gene encoding N-ethylmaleimide-sensitive factor attachment protein, alpha b isoform X2; amino-acid sequence: MDNSGKEKEAAALIAEAEKKMKSSQSFFGALFGGSSKMEEACDMYVRAANMYKMAKNWCAAGNAFSQAARFHLQMQSKHDAATNFIDAGNAFKKADPQEAINCLNRAIEIYTDMGRFTIAAKHHITIAEIFETELVDIDKAIAHYEQAADYYKGEESTSSANKCLLKVATYAAQLEQYPKAIEIYEQVGTHAMDSTLLKYSAKDHFFKAALCHFCVDMLNAKLAVQKYEEMFPAFSDSRECKLLKKLLDAYEEQNVEAYTDSVKEYDTISRLDQWLTTMLLRIKKTIQEDESDLR